A window of Chryseobacterium viscerum contains these coding sequences:
- a CDS encoding GMP reductase, with protein sequence MRIEYDIKLGFKDVMFRPKRSTLKSRSEVDLQREFTFKHTKKKWTGVPVIAANMDTVGTFEMAVELAKEKIITAIHKHYTPEQWDQFLQSQPESIHQYIALSTGTGKSDEEKIKLILEKHPKIEFLCIDVANGYSEHFVGFVKKARANFPDKIIIAGNVVTGEMVEELLLVGADIIKVGIGPGSVCTTRVKTGVGYPQLSAIIECADAAHGLGGHIIADGGCKVPGDVAKAFGGGADFVMLGGMFAGHDESGGEMIEENGKKYRLFYGMSSKTAMDKHSGGVAEYRASEGKTVKAAYKGPVADTVKDILGGVRSTCTYVGASKLKELSKRTTFIRVQEQENQVFKD encoded by the coding sequence ATGCGTATAGAATATGACATAAAACTGGGGTTCAAGGATGTAATGTTCCGTCCCAAACGTTCTACTTTAAAATCAAGATCAGAAGTTGATTTACAGAGAGAATTTACTTTTAAACATACTAAGAAAAAATGGACAGGTGTTCCTGTAATTGCCGCCAATATGGATACCGTAGGGACTTTTGAAATGGCGGTAGAGCTGGCAAAAGAAAAAATCATTACAGCTATTCACAAACATTACACTCCTGAACAGTGGGATCAGTTTCTGCAGAGCCAGCCTGAAAGTATTCATCAATATATTGCTTTAAGCACAGGAACGGGAAAGTCCGATGAAGAAAAAATAAAACTGATCCTTGAAAAGCATCCAAAAATCGAGTTTCTCTGCATTGATGTAGCCAATGGTTATTCTGAGCATTTCGTGGGATTTGTGAAGAAAGCAAGGGCTAATTTTCCAGATAAAATCATTATCGCCGGAAATGTCGTTACAGGAGAAATGGTGGAAGAGCTTCTTCTCGTGGGTGCTGATATCATAAAGGTAGGTATTGGCCCCGGGTCTGTTTGTACTACCAGAGTAAAGACAGGAGTTGGCTATCCTCAGCTTTCTGCTATTATTGAATGTGCTGATGCCGCTCATGGTCTGGGAGGTCATATTATTGCTGACGGCGGATGTAAAGTTCCCGGCGATGTTGCAAAGGCTTTTGGAGGTGGTGCAGATTTCGTAATGCTGGGCGGAATGTTTGCAGGTCATGATGAAAGTGGCGGAGAAATGATTGAGGAAAATGGTAAAAAATACCGCCTTTTCTATGGAATGAGTTCCAAAACAGCAATGGATAAGCATTCCGGAGGGGTAGCAGAATATCGTGCTTCTGAAGGAAAAACTGTGAAAGCAGCCTACAAGGGTCCTGTGGCAGACACCGTAAAAGATATTCTGGGAGGTGTAAGGTCTACCTGTACTTATGTAGGAGCTTCAAAACTTAAAGAACTTTCCAAGAGAACCACTTTTATCAGGGTTCAGGAACAGGAAAATCAGGTTTTTAAAGACTAG
- a CDS encoding DUF6056 family protein — MKKVQNIILFLSILLIIGLAYISFFNVYQTDDYFWSYTTRKSGLLQSFTDTYTNWGGRYFGYSINMFNPVFYDSNNILPKIYPVFLMLSFIGVSALNFKEYFNYSLKESLKKGFLLFFFYTVLLVSLPEHYFWITGSNVYFVPVILSGILLYFFKKYEDTKRKIWFYLSVLLIIILMGSNEILALILEGLLLVNYYQKRDKENLFLVLLGTIFLLVCFLAPGNFNRMGEVERGMVKWLKRIALFGADTAYVGLKVIAVLPLFIKVFEEELKKITVQITFKKTVLFWSVVLIPLLFTSYILTSIARQFESILFYFLLTFSLLLYFKFEKIKKFWWASLFIIFLPELKIFPEKYYYFNIDFNGENIVMELLDTDLKEYEREMNERIDIIKNSSQDSVVVDKIKVVPRILYIDEMASEKEQETYVNDQLQKYFNKKYIRTKE; from the coding sequence ATGAAAAAGGTACAGAATATAATATTATTCTTGTCGATATTACTAATCATCGGTCTGGCATACATCAGTTTTTTTAATGTATATCAGACCGATGATTATTTCTGGTCCTACACGACCAGAAAATCAGGATTACTGCAAAGTTTTACAGATACCTATACAAATTGGGGCGGAAGATATTTCGGATACTCAATTAATATGTTTAATCCTGTTTTTTATGACAGTAACAATATCCTCCCGAAAATATATCCTGTCTTCTTAATGCTCTCTTTTATCGGAGTTTCTGCATTAAACTTTAAAGAATATTTCAACTATTCTCTGAAAGAATCCCTCAAAAAAGGGTTTCTTCTGTTTTTCTTTTATACCGTACTTCTTGTAAGCTTACCAGAGCATTACTTCTGGATTACAGGGTCCAATGTCTATTTCGTTCCTGTTATTTTATCAGGGATTTTACTTTATTTTTTCAAAAAGTATGAGGATACAAAACGGAAAATATGGTTTTACCTTTCGGTTTTGCTCATCATAATTCTGATGGGATCTAATGAAATTCTGGCATTGATTCTTGAAGGTCTTCTGTTAGTCAATTATTATCAGAAGCGTGATAAAGAAAACTTGTTTCTGGTACTGTTAGGAACAATATTTTTACTTGTATGCTTTCTTGCACCAGGAAACTTCAACAGAATGGGAGAGGTGGAAAGAGGAATGGTAAAATGGTTGAAAAGAATTGCTCTTTTTGGTGCTGATACGGCTTATGTAGGATTAAAAGTTATTGCAGTACTTCCGTTATTTATAAAAGTTTTTGAAGAAGAACTTAAAAAGATTACCGTTCAGATCACATTTAAAAAAACTGTTTTATTTTGGTCTGTCGTACTGATTCCTTTGTTATTTACCAGCTATATTCTCACCTCTATTGCAAGACAGTTTGAAAGTATACTCTTTTATTTCCTGCTTACTTTTTCACTGTTATTGTATTTTAAATTTGAAAAAATTAAAAAGTTCTGGTGGGCTTCTCTCTTCATTATTTTTCTTCCTGAACTTAAAATTTTCCCGGAAAAATATTATTATTTTAATATTGATTTTAATGGTGAAAATATAGTCATGGAACTTCTGGATACAGATCTTAAGGAATATGAAAGAGAGATGAATGAAAGAATAGATATCATCAAAAATTCTTCTCAGGACTCTGTTGTTGTAGATAAGATAAAAGTGGTTCCGAGAATTTTATATATAGATGAAATGGCTTCAGAAAAAGAACAGGAAACCTATGTAAATGACCAGCTTCAAAAATATTTTAACAAGAAATATATAAGAACAAAAGAATAA